ATTAATTGATTTATCAAATCCCGAAAAAATGACTCAAATTACTCAAAAAGGTGCTGCATCTCCTCAGTTTTCCTTTGACGGGAAAAGTATTGTATACCTCTCGTTTCAGGATTCTAAAGAAGGAGAAATTTATAGACTCAATTTAGAAAATAATTTGGAAGAGCGGTTAACAAAAGATTCCTTCATGAATTTTTCTCCATCTATGTCGCCTGACGGGAATAATCTTTATTATACCTCAATTCGGAAAGATTCGAATAAAAATGGAATATTGGATTTAGGTGATAACAGTCTTATTATAAAATTAGACTTAATTAATAAAGAAGAAAAAGTTCTGACTACAGATTCTGGTTCGGTATTTGATACAAAGTTTTCATTTTTTAATAAAGGAAGTATATTGTATTCTGCTGCTCTGTATAATACCATAAATATCTATTTTATTCCCGAATCTGGTACTATTCCCAAAAGAGCAAATATAGATGACCAACTCAATTTTGCACTTAGAATAAAGAAAACACAGGATAATTACTTTTTGGCGCTTGACTCCGTAAAACTTTTTTTTAAGTCTCACCCACTTTTTCCTATCTATGAAGCAAAAGTTAGAGATTATAAAGCGGAGTATTGGCTAGAAAAAGGACAAAAAAAAGAAGCAAAAGAAATCTTAGACAATATGCTTACTTTTCAAAATGATACAGTAAATGCACTTTCTTACGCTCTGGGAATTCGTCGTTTAGACAGGTCACAAGGAAAAATATCTGATTCTAAACTATTTGATTATTATAATAAAATAAAATCTCAAAATGCTGATATACAAGTATTAGCCTCTATTCTTAAATTAGTTGCAGGTGAAAAGGAAAAAGCAAAAGATATTCAAACAGCTAAGAGTCATTATGAACTTATTCTAAAAACTTATCCTGATTATTTTGAAAAACGAGAAGTCAAACGTAAACTTGCCAAATTAGAATTTGCCCCTAATTCTAACATTATACCCGAAAGATACTTTGAGTTAATGAGTGATAGTTCGGTTAGTTTGGAGGATTTACGTTTAATACTAAATGATTTGGAAACTAAAATTTCCTCAGATAAAAATTATGTAGAAACAATTAAGTATACAGACAAAATTTTAGAACTGAATAAATTAAAAGAACGATCAAAACCATTATTTAATTTAGTAACTTATATAAAATCAAAAGCGCTAAATGAAGGGAAAAGGTTTAAAGAAAGTAATATTGCGTTAGACTCATTCCTAGATCCTGTGCAAAAAAATCCAGAATGTGATTTCAATCCATTTTGTAAAAAATTTTTAGTCTGCGGGAAAAATCCGATCTGCCTAAAAAGCCATTTATTAAAATCTAAAAATTTTGAATCTATGGGATCTGTTGCAGGTTCTTTTGATGAACTTAGAATTTTTTTAGAAAACTATGATTCGGAATTAGGAGTTGAATTAAATAAAACTGAAATGGAAAAAACATTTCGTTATTATGAGGCTAAAGCCAAAGATCACGAAGCAAGAGGAAATAGTAGTATAGAAGAAAGACTTCATCTACGCGATGCCGCGTTCCATTATTTTTTCAATGTGGAAAATATGTATTTACTCAAAGAAAAAAATCTATTTGTAGATGATTTATATAAAGACTATGCGGTATACTATCAAAGAAAAATGGTAGACTCTATATTCAATTATGCTCAAAAACAAGCACAAGATAAATCTACTACTCTATTAGATAAATTAAATGTTTTAGGGAAGGACAATTTAAATGTATTAGGAAGATCTACTTCCGCCTTATCTACATTAGCCGACAATAAGCTAACTAATTTTTTGAAATTTTTAGGAGACTTTAGAGATTTAAAAAATGATACCATTTTAGGGAAACCAGGTGAACCCGATGATGCGATGAAAATTTTAGATCAACATTTTAATTTGAGTAGACCAAGAGCAAGGCCTGTATTATATCTTGCTTCCCTATATGGTTATTCCTATTATCTAATTAATAAATCTTTGATTTATGAAACTCATTATCGTACGACAGGTGCGATGACAGTTGCGAGAAAAGAAAGTATATTAAGAGACTTACGAAATGCTGAAAATGAATTAAAATGGATTATATTTGCAGATCCTTTGTACGCGGATGCACACCAGTTACTCGGGTGGCTTTATCAATATATAGACATATTCAAATCAAGTAAACCTTCACCTGAAGAAAATAGTGATGGAGAAAAATATGCAGATACTTATGAGAAGTATTTTCCTGAAAAACATTTTGAAGAAAATATAAATCTATATAAACAAGTTTTGGATATGTTAGGCAACATTCCAAACAAAAAAATTCTGTCCGATCTTAATCTAAATCTGGCTAATAACTATTTGCTTTTACAGAATTATCCAAAAGCAAAAGAGCATTATGCGAAAGTTGAAAAGTATGGAGAAAATATCGTAGAACAAATCCAATTTGAAAACTATAAACAAACTGCATTATTTAATTATAATTATGCTCGGTCTTTAATTTCTATGGGTGAATACCAGAAAGCAAGCCAATACCTCGAAAAAACTGCTGAGATTTACTACGATAATGAATACTATGAAGAAGTTGGAAAAAATCCATCCGGTCTAAATCAAAACAAAAAACAAAAAATAATTTATGAAGTAAATAATAAATTAGTTTTAATTTATTCTCTTCTTGGACTCGCACAAAGAGAAGCGGGTAATTATGTGAATGCGATTAATGCATATAAAAAGGCACTTGCTTTAAACTTCAATTCTGGTTATGTAAATAATATAAACATATACAGTTCATTAGCTCTATGTTATCAAAAAGTAGAGAAATATCATCTTTCTGATTATTATATTTCGAAAGTAGAAATCGAATATAAGAAATTTAAAGCAAAAGAAAGATTTAAATTTCCTTCTATTCCTGATAAATTGTGGAATCTAATACTTCCGGATAGAGTACGGATCATTGGCGCAAGCAGGTTTCCTGGTGAATTCGAACCGGAAGAACATTATTTATTAGCACAAGGAATTAAAATTCAAAACAGAACAGAGCAGGGTGAGTTTGAAGATGTAGAAAAAGAAATTTTAGCTCGTGAAGAGTTTTTAAAAGACACAGGCTTAAATAAACTAATCGTAGGAGAAGAAATTAGTTTAATCGCAAAACATAAAATTGGTTATGATTATTATTCACAAGGTAAATATGCAAAAGCACTTAGTCATTACAATGAATTTTTAGAACTTGTAAATACGAAAAAAGTAAAGTCATCCAATTATACAAAAGAAAAACGACAAGTATTACAAAGGAAAAGTTATTCCTTATTTCGGTTAATCGAAACTAGCCGTGCAAGTCATAAAAAACTCTTATTTGTTTTACGGGACCATATCAATGATTTAATGCAGGAGAAAAATTCTTTTGTTCAAACATGTGTACAAAATTCTAAACTATCCAAGAGAAGAGGGGATTTGGAAAAAGTATGTGAAGAAAACTTTGACCGAACTTGGTATATTTTTGATCCATTATTAGGACTCAGTTATTTTTATCTCGCTGAAGTTTTAAATTCTAGAGGTGAATATGATTCTGCCTTTTATTATTACGGACTTTCCATTCCATTATTAAAAGATCCAGCCGAAATTCCAGTGGAGAATATTGGTTTGCCCGGGGATCTATTTTTAAAAACAGATAGACTAAGATTGAAAATAAACTTAGCCATTGTTTATTATAGAATTGGCGATGAAAAACAATTTAATGCGACTATAAAGGAGACAGAAGAGTTAGCATCCGAATTTCAGGCAGTGGAAGACTATGTAAAAATTAAACTTCTAAAGGCAAAGTTTCTTTTTGCAAAAGCCAAAACGAATCAGGAATTAAATAATGTTCTCCAAGAATTAAATTTTGCAGAAAAACAAATGTTTAAAAGTCATGCCTCTTTAATCGAGTTAGAGGATAATGTAATAAGTGAGTTGTATGGACTTTTTCAGTCAACATATTTCAAATTGGGAAATTGGAGAGAAGTTCATTCCAAAGAAGAAAAATTATACAATGTATTATTGTTTAACCATTTTCAAAACACTAGAGTGATATTTGAAGAAGATAAATTGGAAGGACTAAGCCAGTATACTAGGGAACTCATTCGAAAAGATTCTGATAACAACGCTAAATATAAATTATTGGTTAATACTCGTAAACCGCTATCCAAATTACTAAATTCTCGAACTGAAATAAACTCGGAAATTGAGAGAGTATTGAGTTTGATACAGAAATATTTTCCTGAAAAAAAAGTATTTTTCGAAGTTAAGGATTCTACAAAACCAGATAATCTTTCACAAAGTCAAACTGTCATTAGATTCATTAGAGTCGAAAATTCATTTGTAATTAATTATATAAAAAATGGAAAAGAAAATTTCTATTCTCTTCCAATCAAAGAAGATATAAACAAAACTCTGAGCGCATATTTTTCTGATATAGTAAAAAATAATTTAGATTCTGTTACAATTATACCAGATAAGTCCCTTGCAAATTTTGATTTTGGATCTATCCTAATTCAAGATAAACCACTTTCTAGTATTGT
This sequence is a window from Leptospiraceae bacterium. Protein-coding genes within it:
- a CDS encoding PD40 domain-containing protein, which produces MKRSWLANLVCILLVWHCTVFQKKVKITPAPFDYESIAENYFSKGDEKPLPLTVQKGNNLYNSTTLDGRYLFYTTDHSGNYDIWFRDLKSAIIVPVTEHPAPEYKPAISPDGKKLVFVSEENDSSGDIVLIEIDPSNLMKKHLSGNREFVEKKVFLTNRDFSDSQKRDNYSDTDPAWAPDSKRVVFASDRFSPGLQNLVLIDLSNPEKMTQITQKGAASPQFSFDGKSIVYLSFQDSKEGEIYRLNLENNLEERLTKDSFMNFSPSMSPDGNNLYYTSIRKDSNKNGILDLGDNSLIIKLDLINKEEKVLTTDSGSVFDTKFSFFNKGSILYSAALYNTINIYFIPESGTIPKRANIDDQLNFALRIKKTQDNYFLALDSVKLFFKSHPLFPIYEAKVRDYKAEYWLEKGQKKEAKEILDNMLTFQNDTVNALSYALGIRRLDRSQGKISDSKLFDYYNKIKSQNADIQVLASILKLVAGEKEKAKDIQTAKSHYELILKTYPDYFEKREVKRKLAKLEFAPNSNIIPERYFELMSDSSVSLEDLRLILNDLETKISSDKNYVETIKYTDKILELNKLKERSKPLFNLVTYIKSKALNEGKRFKESNIALDSFLDPVQKNPECDFNPFCKKFLVCGKNPICLKSHLLKSKNFESMGSVAGSFDELRIFLENYDSELGVELNKTEMEKTFRYYEAKAKDHEARGNSSIEERLHLRDAAFHYFFNVENMYLLKEKNLFVDDLYKDYAVYYQRKMVDSIFNYAQKQAQDKSTTLLDKLNVLGKDNLNVLGRSTSALSTLADNKLTNFLKFLGDFRDLKNDTILGKPGEPDDAMKILDQHFNLSRPRARPVLYLASLYGYSYYLINKSLIYETHYRTTGAMTVARKESILRDLRNAENELKWIIFADPLYADAHQLLGWLYQYIDIFKSSKPSPEENSDGEKYADTYEKYFPEKHFEENINLYKQVLDMLGNIPNKKILSDLNLNLANNYLLLQNYPKAKEHYAKVEKYGENIVEQIQFENYKQTALFNYNYARSLISMGEYQKASQYLEKTAEIYYDNEYYEEVGKNPSGLNQNKKQKIIYEVNNKLVLIYSLLGLAQREAGNYVNAINAYKKALALNFNSGYVNNINIYSSLALCYQKVEKYHLSDYYISKVEIEYKKFKAKERFKFPSIPDKLWNLILPDRVRIIGASRFPGEFEPEEHYLLAQGIKIQNRTEQGEFEDVEKEILAREEFLKDTGLNKLIVGEEISLIAKHKIGYDYYSQGKYAKALSHYNEFLELVNTKKVKSSNYTKEKRQVLQRKSYSLFRLIETSRASHKKLLFVLRDHINDLMQEKNSFVQTCVQNSKLSKRRGDLEKVCEENFDRTWYIFDPLLGLSYFYLAEVLNSRGEYDSAFYYYGLSIPLLKDPAEIPVENIGLPGDLFLKTDRLRLKINLAIVYYRIGDEKQFNATIKETEELASEFQAVEDYVKIKLLKAKFLFAKAKTNQELNNVLQELNFAEKQMFKSHASLIELEDNVISELYGLFQSTYFKLGNWREVHSKEEKLYNVLLFNHFQNTRVIFEEDKLEGLSQYTRELIRKDSDNNAKYKLLVNTRKPLSKLLNSRTEINSEIERVLSLIQKYFPEKKVFFEVKDSTKPDNLSQSQTVIRFIRVENSFVINYIKNGKENFYSLPIKEDINKTLSAYFSDIVKNNLDSVTIIPDKSLANFDFGSILIQDKPLSSIVKINYAYTMRQVNPIHHNNIRFTHIINTSKLKDDKDYIENDRLIETKNSKKLGAVLNDSDILNTEINYSNGNIFSPSIKGFINLKEFAEKNVSLSLVVLNQTKFDSNSFFRTIATFDVIQSSGVPIILAIEGNDINPQKIISFESIQNQSGKIIGFNESPLKNPNQLNYSILKDAALKMERQKKYRQALSLFLQADILVSPLSSEEKLESDLNLARIKSKTIPKMKRFVFYERLLKKYNSSKPDKILIYESLLHQCYVQFSNQYCRDHFKKYYKTLKSTTELDSETRERSKILVNFYIQVNNGSVQNLERNYQNFLKSVSFADLFLFHEDMGKLFLKNFILDKAEFHAKQLLKMTSEKEEKEIATSLLNEIELQSYFTGKSNSFDLQNQSESIYKDGISKKWNDVEEKIKLLDRKTYDDVLIKYRQRLFTIWRKINLGSEYNPLQLISETSSTGKSAYSLINRTDRTLLFNLLVHSIQFQVNTEVNTVFDAFLDLQNEESKKIQNTYMKMLWAEELFTRGDYKNTEKYIEKLEIDLEKFSYDPNLLSRFQFLKYKTYLMTDDSGKKIKNLNKRMLEVDNEWYPFYIQSLSSDVTQLIPLLNQFLIKNSDKVFENSNKREFLDFITHLERLAFRQDNSEIFLDLAFYRDKVENMGRFYKNSILFSQVPRAENFTSALLKKIPPNQEFIAVVNFGLQTFAIKIENGGSNGELAFSDNREIKNDIFNYHKQVREKGSSVLLRDYLESKFRNKILLNKKKLSYLYLSSFFIKAPLELKEDDNFYIVLNPNLLLNREIRKNSDYFNGNFSIKKYQSSFGIDKELTRLENLEIKESNGTSSNAFIFGEKLNLSDETILQYGKTPLIEYRSDERKGAWILSNSDLYETSFYKDDINLSLNYLDKYHYGPGVFSISRQLNTANIYFMKSLFLRTSLQMNLRTRFLESLKAVKNKYPQEINWNGYRLYTNTLLEE